One Caretta caretta isolate rCarCar2 chromosome 6, rCarCar1.hap1, whole genome shotgun sequence genomic region harbors:
- the RPS13 gene encoding small ribosomal subunit protein uS15 translates to MGRMHAPGKGLSQSALPYRRSVPTWLKLTSDDVKEQIYKLAKKGLTPSQIGVILRDSHGVAQVRFVTGNKILRILKSKGLAPDLPEDLYHLIKKAVAVRKHLERNRKDKDAKFRLILIESRIHRLARYYKTKRVLPPNWKYESSTASALVA, encoded by the exons ATGGGTCGCATGCACGCTCCGGG GAAGGGCCTGTCCCAGTCAGCCTTGCCCTATAGACGAAGTGTGCCCACA tggTTAAAACTTACGTCTGATGATGTAAAGGAACAGATCTACAAACTGGCTAAGAAAGGTCTGACTCCCTCACAGATCG GTGTAATCCTAAGGGACTCTCATGGTGTTGCCCAAGTTCGTTTTGTCACTGGCAACAAAATTTTAAGGATCCTTAAGTCCAAGGGACTTGCCCCAGACCTTCCTGAGGATCTGTACCATTTGATAAAGAAAGCTGTTGCTGTTCGTAAACATCTTGAGAGAAACAGAAAG GATAAAGATGCCAAATTTCGTCTGATTCTGATTGAGAGCAGAATTCACAGGCTGGCTCGTTACTACAAGACCAAAAGAGTACTCCCACCCAACTGGAAGTA cgaGTCATCCACTGCCTCTGCTCTGGTCGCATAA
- the LOC142072499 gene encoding uncharacterized protein LOC142072499 yields the protein MMESQNRKRAPAWTEREVRDLIAVWGEESVLSELRSSFRNAKTFLKISQGMKDRGHNRDPKQCRVKLKELRQAYQKTREANGRSGSEPQTCRFYDELHAILGGSATTTPAVLFDSFNGDGGNTEVGFGDEEDDEEEVVDSSQQASGETGFPDSQELFLTLDLEPVPPEPTQGCLLDSAGGEGTSAACVSMITGSSPSQRLVKLRKKKKRTRDEMFSELMLSSHTDRAQTNAWRQIMSECRKAQNDREERWRAEESKWRAEESKWRAEDRAEAQRWRQRDERRQDSMLRLLQDQTSMLQCMVELQQRQLEHRLPLQPLCNQPPSSPSSIASTPRRPRTRWGGLRPTSHSPTEDCPKKRRLSFNKF from the exons atgatggagtcccagaatcgcaaaagagctccagcatggactgaacgggaggtacgggatctgatcgctgtttggggagaggaatccgtgctatcagaactccgttccagttttcgaaatgccaaaacctttctgaaaatctcccagggcatgaaggacagaggccataacagggacccgaagcagtgccgcgtgaaactgaaggagctgaggcaagcctaccagaaaaccagagaggcgaacggccgctctgggtcagagccccaaacatgccgcttctatgatgagctgcatgccattttagggggttcagccaccactaccccagccgtgttgtttgactccttcaatggagatggaggcaatacagaagtaggttttggggacgaagaagatgatgaggaggaggttgtagatagctcacagcaagcaagcggagaaaccggttttcccgacagccaggaactgtttctcaccctagacctggagccagtaccccccgaacccacccaaggctgcctcctggactcagcaggcggagaagggacctctg ctgcatgtgtttcaatgatcacaggatcttctccttcccagaggctagtgaagcttagaaagaaaaaaaaacgcactcgcgatgaaatgttctccgagctcatgctgtcctcccacactgacagagcacagacgaatgcgtggaggcaaataatgtcagagtgcaggaaagcacaaaatgaccgggaggagaggtggagggctgaagagagtaagtggcgggctgaagagagtaagtggcgggctgaagacagggctgaagctcaaaggtggcggcagcgtgatgagaggaggcaggattcaatgctgaggctgctgcaggaccaaaccagtatgctccagtgtatggttgagctgcagcaaaggcagctggagcacagactgccactgcagcccctctgtaaccaaccgccctcctccccaagttccatagcctccacacccagacgcccaagaacacggtggggaggcctccggccaaccagccactcccccacagaggattgcccaaaaaaaagaaggctgtcattcaataaattttaa